In Candidatus Hydrogenedentota bacterium, a single genomic region encodes these proteins:
- a CDS encoding TetR/AcrR family transcriptional regulator, whose product MQKNSAKIQPSVSTLRRERERAEMTERIMDAAREMFVRDGYEAVTLRKIALAIQYSPGTIYQYFKDKRALVQTIIRKDALDLREHMINCLEGDDPVEQISELARRYALWGISHPNHYRLMNVPPPAWSEENHEVHKRENAPLEHEVLSVLTVVVTEGIRRGQLKEKYSDPALVAATLWAGIHGVVLLEISTTSKTRALAGGRDTAFADRFNTLTEVFLDGFLRGRP is encoded by the coding sequence ATGCAGAAGAATTCTGCGAAAATTCAACCTTCTGTTTCCACCCTCCGCCGTGAGCGCGAGCGGGCCGAAATGACCGAACGGATCATGGACGCGGCGCGGGAAATGTTTGTCCGTGACGGCTATGAGGCGGTCACGTTGCGGAAGATTGCCCTGGCCATCCAGTACTCGCCGGGCACTATTTACCAATACTTCAAAGACAAACGGGCCCTGGTGCAGACCATCATCCGCAAGGACGCACTGGACCTGCGGGAACACATGATCAACTGTCTGGAAGGGGATGATCCGGTGGAGCAGATATCGGAACTGGCGCGCCGCTACGCGCTGTGGGGCATATCGCATCCCAACCATTATCGGCTGATGAATGTGCCCCCGCCCGCATGGTCCGAAGAGAACCACGAAGTGCACAAGCGGGAAAATGCCCCCCTGGAACATGAGGTGCTCTCTGTGCTGACCGTTGTGGTCACCGAGGGCATCCGGCGCGGACAACTCAAGGAAAAGTATTCGGACCCGGCCCTTGTTGCGGCCACCCTGTGGGCGGGCATTCACGGCGTGGTGCTTCTTGAGATATCAACCACCTCCAAAACGCGCGCCCTGGCGGGTGGGCGTGACACCGCATTCGCCGACCGGTTCAACACCCTGACAGAGGTCTTTCTTGACGGTTTCCTCCGCGGCAGACCATAA